One Cryobacterium roopkundense genomic region harbors:
- a CDS encoding YceI family protein — MSDTITIPGYKAGTWTIDKAHSAVTFSIRHIMISKVKGTFDDFDATFVTGENPLESTVTASAKVVSINTNEANRDGHLRTGDFFDAETYPTIDFASTGLREVKGEFLVDGNLTIKGVTKPATFELEFGGFGGDPYGNYKFGATAKTEVNREDFGLTYNAALETGGMLLGDKVTITLELQAALNA; from the coding sequence ATGAGCGACACCATCACCATCCCCGGCTACAAGGCCGGCACCTGGACCATCGACAAGGCGCACAGCGCAGTCACATTCAGCATTCGCCACATCATGATCAGCAAGGTCAAGGGAACCTTCGACGACTTCGACGCGACATTCGTCACCGGAGAGAACCCGCTCGAGAGCACCGTCACGGCGTCCGCCAAGGTCGTTTCCATCAACACCAACGAAGCAAACCGCGACGGCCACCTGCGCACCGGCGACTTCTTCGACGCCGAGACCTACCCGACCATCGACTTCGCGTCGACGGGCCTGCGCGAGGTCAAGGGCGAGTTCCTCGTCGACGGAAACCTGACCATCAAGGGCGTCACGAAGCCGGCCACTTTCGAGCTCGAATTCGGTGGCTTCGGCGGAGACCCCTACGGCAACTACAAGTTCGGCGCGACGGCCAAGACCGAGGTGAACCGCGAAGACTTCGGCCTCACCTACAACGCGGCCCTCGAGACCGGCGGCATGCTGCTCGGCGACAAGGTCACCATCACGCTCGAGCTGCAGGCCGCGCTCAACGCGTAA
- a CDS encoding oxygenase MpaB family protein has protein sequence MSINDIAGNAVLIAAGGRSILLQLANPAIGHGVANHSDFATRPQDRLNNTLSFVYAIVFGTPEEAAVATRRVNHAHVPVHSLGTDTTPAYNAFTPQLQLWVAATLYDSAVLMHELVYGPLSDELADEFYDEYRKLGAALQVPVALWPPTRAAFRVYWNDSLAALTTDAATRAVAHELLHTRKAPLWMRAGLPLGRLMTAGLLPESVRELFDLPWSPTRQVRFDRVLRLTRALYPALPRGIRHWPKNHYLRTLRESMRTAGVPALGRAR, from the coding sequence GTGAGCATCAACGACATTGCCGGGAACGCGGTCCTGATCGCGGCCGGAGGTCGGAGTATCCTGCTGCAGCTCGCTAATCCCGCCATCGGCCACGGCGTCGCCAATCACAGTGATTTCGCCACTCGGCCCCAGGACCGTCTCAACAACACGCTCAGTTTCGTCTACGCGATAGTTTTCGGCACCCCGGAGGAGGCGGCTGTGGCGACGCGTCGGGTGAATCACGCCCATGTGCCCGTGCATTCTCTCGGCACCGACACAACTCCCGCTTACAACGCGTTCACCCCGCAACTCCAGCTCTGGGTCGCAGCCACCCTGTACGACTCCGCCGTGCTGATGCACGAGCTGGTTTACGGTCCGCTGAGCGATGAGCTGGCAGATGAGTTTTATGACGAGTACCGCAAGCTGGGGGCCGCCCTGCAGGTGCCGGTCGCTCTGTGGCCCCCGACCCGGGCTGCATTCCGCGTGTATTGGAACGACAGCCTGGCTGCCCTGACAACGGATGCCGCCACCCGGGCCGTCGCCCACGAGCTGCTGCACACGCGGAAGGCCCCGCTCTGGATGCGCGCCGGGCTTCCCCTCGGTCGCCTCATGACGGCCGGGCTCCTGCCCGAGAGTGTGCGCGAGCTGTTCGACCTGCCGTGGTCGCCGACACGGCAGGTTCGCTTCGATCGGGTGCTGCGCCTGACGCGCGCGCTGTATCCCGCCCTCCCCCGAGGCATCCGTCACTGGCCCAAAAATCACTACCTGCGTACCCTGCGAGAGTCCATGCGCACCGCGGGCGTCCCTGCACTCGGGCGCGCTCGCTAG
- a CDS encoding Lrp/AsnC family transcriptional regulator, producing MTQHSASDAPSDLDSIDRQIIAELSRDARLSMRALAVQVHISRTAAHTRVHRLVTRGVITGFGAQTDRKSLGLHVSALVVVKIGDVSWGDIAARLAALPYVEKAQAVSGDIDIILTVNAPSHELLSQAILRDIHSMPGVVSTRSHLILEEISGHMPGTVPDVWR from the coding sequence ATGACGCAACATTCGGCTTCCGACGCCCCCTCCGATCTCGACAGCATCGACCGGCAAATCATTGCCGAGCTCAGCCGCGACGCGCGGCTCTCGATGCGTGCTCTCGCCGTGCAGGTGCACATCTCACGGACCGCTGCCCACACGCGGGTGCACAGGCTCGTGACCCGGGGCGTGATCACGGGTTTCGGTGCCCAAACCGATCGCAAGTCCCTCGGCCTGCACGTGTCAGCACTCGTGGTGGTGAAGATCGGCGATGTGTCCTGGGGCGATATCGCAGCTCGACTCGCGGCGCTCCCCTACGTGGAGAAGGCACAGGCCGTGAGTGGAGACATCGATATCATCCTCACTGTCAACGCGCCGTCGCACGAGCTGCTCAGCCAGGCCATCCTGCGGGATATCCACAGCATGCCCGGTGTGGTTTCAACCAGGTCGCACCTGATCCTCGAAGAAATATCCGGCCATATGCCCGGAACCGTCCCGGACGTTTGGCGATAA
- the pdhA gene encoding pyruvate dehydrogenase (acetyl-transferring) E1 component subunit alpha, whose protein sequence is MSLNVESTRIPTVLAPPPLRLIDDAGHAVDDSQTGGFELPSHETLLSLYRQMVIARRFDVQVTALTRQGRLATYPSALGQEACEIAAVACLDGGDWLFPTYRDSIALLTRGVKPENILASFRGDWHSGYDYHEHRIAPQATPLATQALHAVGLATAAKLKRDSTVALTLLGDGATSEGDAHEAFNFAAVWQAPVVFLVQNNQFAISVPLDKQMACRTIADKAIGYGMPGYFVDGNDVAAMFAVTSAAVDHARSGKGPTLIEGLTYRIEAHTNSDDPSRYRNAADVDVWRGRDPIERLEKFLVSEGALSEADRASITEEAEDVAAATRACMTVKAVVDPLELFDHVYANPRPALAEQRAALAEELADDEMSAER, encoded by the coding sequence ATGAGCCTCAATGTCGAGAGCACGCGGATCCCCACCGTGCTGGCACCCCCACCCCTCCGGTTGATCGATGACGCCGGCCATGCAGTCGATGACAGCCAGACCGGCGGCTTCGAACTGCCCTCCCACGAAACGCTGCTGAGCCTCTACCGGCAGATGGTCATCGCCCGCCGATTCGACGTGCAGGTCACCGCGCTCACCCGTCAAGGACGTCTCGCCACGTACCCCTCCGCGCTGGGCCAGGAGGCCTGCGAGATCGCGGCAGTGGCGTGCCTCGACGGCGGCGATTGGCTGTTCCCCACCTACCGGGACAGCATTGCCCTACTGACGCGGGGTGTGAAGCCGGAAAACATCCTCGCTTCCTTCCGTGGCGATTGGCACAGCGGCTATGACTACCACGAGCACCGCATCGCGCCCCAAGCCACCCCGCTCGCCACGCAGGCTCTGCATGCCGTGGGGTTAGCCACTGCTGCGAAGCTCAAGCGTGACAGCACAGTGGCGCTCACCCTTCTCGGCGACGGCGCCACGAGCGAGGGCGACGCGCACGAGGCGTTCAACTTCGCCGCTGTCTGGCAGGCACCCGTCGTTTTCCTGGTGCAGAACAACCAGTTCGCGATCAGCGTTCCCCTCGACAAGCAGATGGCGTGCCGCACCATCGCCGACAAGGCGATCGGCTACGGTATGCCTGGCTACTTCGTAGACGGCAACGACGTGGCCGCGATGTTCGCGGTGACCTCCGCGGCGGTCGACCATGCCCGCTCTGGCAAGGGGCCCACGTTGATCGAGGGCCTCACCTACCGCATCGAGGCGCACACCAACTCGGACGACCCGAGCCGGTACCGGAACGCCGCCGACGTCGACGTGTGGCGCGGCCGCGACCCGATCGAACGCCTCGAGAAATTCCTCGTCTCGGAGGGAGCACTCTCGGAGGCCGACCGTGCCTCCATCACCGAGGAGGCCGAAGACGTGGCCGCGGCCACTCGCGCGTGCATGACCGTCAAGGCCGTGGTCGACCCCCTCGAACTCTTCGACCATGTGTATGCGAACCCCCGCCCGGCCCTGGCCGAACAGCGGGCTGCCCTCGCCGAGGAATTAGCAGACGACGAGATGAGCGCTGAACGATGA